The Oncorhynchus clarkii lewisi isolate Uvic-CL-2024 chromosome 12, UVic_Ocla_1.0, whole genome shotgun sequence genome segment cttacgtcatttaggatcaccacttaattttaagaatgtgaaatgtcagaataatagtagagagaatgatttatttcagtttttatttctttcattacattcccagtgggtcagaagtttacatacactcaactagtatttggtagcattgcctttaaatagtttaacttgggtaaaatgttttgggtagccttccacaagctccccacaataagttgtgtgaattttggcccattcctcctgacagagctggtgtaactgaatcaggtttgcaggcctccttgctcgcacacctttttcagttctgcccacacattttctatggaattgaggtcagggctttgttatggccactccaataccttgactttgttgtccttgagccattttgccacaactttggaagtattcttggggtcattgtccagttggaagacccatttgcaaccaaacaTAAAaaacttcctgaccgatgtctttagatgtgcttcaatatatccacagaattttacttcctcatgatgccatctattttgtgaagtatccccctttttcatccaaacagaAACGACGGTCATTATGGCCGTTGTTTCATCAACCAGATGACATTTCACCAGAAAGTAcgatcgttgtccccatgtgcagttgcaaaccgtagtctggctttgttatggcggttttggagcagtggcttcttccttgctgagcggtctttcagtttatgtcgatataggactcgttttagtgtggatatagatactttgtacctgtttcctccagcatcttcacaaggtcctttgctgttgttcaggaattgatttgcacttttcgcactaaagtacgttcatctctaggagacagaacgtgtctccttcctgagaggtatgatggctgcttggtcccatggcgtttatacctgtgtactattgtttgtacagatgaacgtggtaccttcaggcgtttggaaatttctcacaaggatgaaccagacttgtgggggtctacaattttttttctgaggtcttggctgatttcttttgattttcctgtgatgttaagcaaagaggcactgagtttgaaggtaggccttgaaatacatccacatgtacacttccaattgactcaaattatgcctattaggctatcagaagcttctaaagccatgacgtcattttcattctaaagccatgacgccATCacaattttccaagttgtttaaagctgtggcacagtcaacttagtgtatgtaaatttctgacccactggaattgtgatacagtgaattataagtgaaataatctgtctgtaaagaattgttggaaaaattacttgcgtcatgcacaaagtagatttcctaaccaatttgccaaaactatagtttgttaacaagaaatctgtggagtggttgaaaaatgattttttaatgactccaacctaagtgtatgtaaacgtccgacttcaactgtacatcaacATGCCCAATATAATCATAAACAACTAAAAATACAACTCAAACTGTTGATAATATGTGCTGCATGCCTATGATCAGAATATCCCTAAACTGAGTAGTATGGCATTAACCCTGTGTGACTAAAATGGACATAGGATCAATCAGCTATTCTGCCTCTTATTTGCAATTTCGTTAACGTGTAAgatgtacattttttaaaagattTTCATTATCAGTTGGAAATCTTAAAGCTGACTGGCCAATTCGCATTTGGGGAAGCTTCTGGGAAGTCTTTGTTGTGATTCAGTTACTTTGTCATCTATTCAACTTGTCCTATTGAGGAACATTTTACTAATCAAactcaaatagcctacagctcCAAATCAATCACATTTGCTCTTCAAGTAACACAATCTTCTTCACAGTAGTGCCCTCCAGTCTCTTTAAAACAGCTAACGGAGTCCAGATCATCTGCTTATCTTTGGTAGTGTCTGTGAGTTGCTCTTCTTGTTTTTCATTGCACTTAGCCTGTAGGCTATGTAGTAGCACAGAGGCACACAGGAGTTAGGTCAGGTGACTGCTGGTTCTGCACGACTCGACAAGATGATGGTGGTGAAAATAGTGCTTCATGTTCACTCACATGTCTCTGGGAAAGTTCATTTGCATATATATCTCTCCACTGTCCTTTCGCACCTCTTGCAGGTGACATAGCAGCACCAGTGGTACTTGCACTGGCATCTCTCCACAATCCTCTCAGTGTAGGCATTGTAGCCACGACCACAGCACATGAGATTGCAACTCCCACTGTCATTGGATGTCTTATTGCATTGTCTggagacaaaaaaaatgtgttccAATCAATAAACAACAATATAAAACTCTTATGAATGAGGATCAACATTAGACCTTCAAGGTGTCAAAGGTAGAGTAAAAATCACAATTTCCACTGAAACATTGAGAGAAACACAAACATACCTGTCCTGTGTGCCGAGTGAGCCATGCTTCTCATTGTGTGTGCAGTAATCCGGAGAGCTGACCAGGTAGaccaactcactctctctcactggtcgAACGTTCAACTCTCTGGGGACCAACTGCTTCCTTGTCCCAACATGACGATGGATCACCTTCGTGGCAGACAGGTACTTGGATTTGAGATCCATGGCAATGTGGTTAATATCATGGAGGCCCTTCCAACATGTTTTGACAGAGCAGGACCCGGACACCCCGTGGCATTTGCATTTTGTCTCTTGAGCATCAATAAGTGCCTGAAAGTATAGCAGAAATTATATTAGGATATAAAAATGTGTTGCCACGCTTTGCAGATGTTAATAATATAATATGTTGTTTATGatgtaaaaaaaactgtcaaAAAGCCAATGCCACTATTAAAAACAATGACACAATAACTCGTGCGTAATTACCCATGCATCAATATGTATATTTCATGTCAATGTGAGATTAGATCATTACCTGTCTTCCAACTGCATTGTTGTGCAAGTGCATGAGTCTGAACGCCTGAGAGCCAGATCTGCTGTTTCTCATCGGTGCATCAGAAAAGGCAGATCCCATTTGGAGACCGTAGCGCAGGTTATCACCGCATCCTCCCCATATGAAGTCGGGCCCGGCCTGTTCAGCAGGGGCTGGGGCGCACGAGCAACTGGGGAGCTCTCCAGACGAGCAGGCTCTGGCAATGGAGTGACTCACTAAAGCAGCCGCTAGCGAAAACACAAATGCGGACTCCCTGGTGCCTGCAATAGAGCACAGCCAACAGATAAATCAATGCAAATCACAACCAATCACAGAAGTTTACAGGCCACATGATATACTCCAATTTCTAAGATACTTTTTAAAGTGTCTTTAGCCTACCTTTTGCCAAATCTGGTGTAAAACGAGGGGCTTTTTCAACAGATGAACAGTTCCATCGCATGTCATTGAAGGTGTTCTGACAGGTATTTTTGGTCAACTTGGCGGCTTGGACAATACTGTGCATCAGCTCGAGGTTTCTCCGGCAAAGTTGCGATTGATCAGGTGCCAACCAATCTAGTAGCTTGCAATGATGAGTTTGATTCCAGCCTACAGAGCTCCCCTTTACAGTAAGTCCACTGCAAaggtaaaaacaacaacattgaatgAGGTAATCAGCTATTTCATATGGTAATCAGCTATTTCATATAGCATAGGCCTATTAAAAGAACAAAAATATGTCAGTAAACAAAGTAGCATAGGCATCTGAATAGACCCATAGCTACATACAAATAAAATAGTAAGGAATACTTACAGCCAATATATAGCAGCACAACAGTTCGCGTTCacaataaatgtcactagaaataAATCCATGCCGCATTTCATTGTAAAAAAGAAATAGTAAATCCTCTGCCTAAAATAAAAGTATAGCTCCAAACGATTCCTTGAGTATCCAGTGATTGTTTTCAGTTTGCCTCTGCGGTCTGGAATGGGGTCAGGCGGTATGGCCCTCCTATAGCCTATGCTGCAAGCCACTGGTGGTGTGATCTCAACTCCAGGGAGTCTTATGTCGCCGCCACGATAGCCACGCCTCATTCAATTGGCGATTTGTGAATGACAAAGGCTGAAGAACATACGCACACCTAGGTACTTTTTGCAGGTGCTGGAGTTGTAAGTGAATTTTTGGAAAATAAAAAGGAAAACGCCGCACACCgctgctcatgctcccaggtgATTCATTTTGTGAATGAACCATGGAATGAACACAGGCACACGGATCCAACTCGAATTATGGAGATGGAATTGTTACATAGGCCTATTAGAAGTCCGATGCATCCTATGCGTTTCAAAAGATTTCCATTAATGTGCCATTAATCATGATTGATTAAAAGAGAGCCATGCAAAGTGTTAGACATGTAGGCTAAAGCGGGATACATTCATGAATTGATATTCAACACTTAAATTAACTAGCCCTGAAGTCATTTGAAGAGTTCCTTTGAAAAATAATCTGCAACATTGTAATCTAATCTAAATCAATGTGTGACAATCCGACACTGATAACATCTCCAATCTCTGCCAGTACAATAACTTCCACAATTTTACAATATTTAAACTCGGCTCTCTGTGTTCAAAGGATATGTGGAGGCCTAATTTTGTGCAGTCCAATACGTATGAGAACGTTTGATAATTTGACATCTCTAAATAGCGGGAATCCCTGACCGATGTCAGTATTACGTGCACGTATAAGTGTCATTACAACGTTTTACATTGGACTTTAAACAAACGTTCAAGATTGACTTCTTCACAAATGAAGGTTAGGTCTGCTCGTAAAGTGTGTGATTCTCGCTTAGGTTGCGAGAGGACTTGGATTCAAATCCCGGACGAGCTCAGTTTTTGAATGTCCCATGTATCCACCAAAATGTTCATCAATAAATTAAAGTAGTAGATTAGAGAGGCAGGCATAATGGTATCGAAAACAGTTATGTTTTAGCTCAACTAATCCAATTAACAAGGCCCATTATCAAGGTAGGCTACTGAATTCTAACCTCCAAAACAGAACATCTTACACTTAAAAGTTTGATGCTATCAGTttttcaagtgtgtgtgtttgtgtgtgatataCACACTACTCCCCTGATAGAATCACACTATAGCCTCTGGACTTAAAGTCTACCCAACAAATCCTTATCAACAAAGAAAACAGGGAACCAGAAACAGGGATTTCAGTGGCATGGTCAAATAAGGCAGTATAAATGGTTAATTATCTGCATGTGGTATGAGCAAAGGATTAGTGGTTGAAAGAGGGTTTCTTAGTGAGAGGATTATTTAAACTTGTGTTTATCTAACCCCTATTATATTCCCTCCCTGAGAGATGCTGGATTTTCTCTTAGAAGTAGTCTTATGGTAAGACTTTGCCAGAACACCTTATTAGTGTCTTGATTACTGTCAATGGGAACACGGTAGGGGATAATGTTAAAAGTGTTTTTGAAAGGGGACTTGCCACTGCTAATTTCACTATTATTGCTTTTCCATTTTAATTAATCTATTCAACACATGTGGTCCCACAAATAATCAGCAAAGGATGGCGATTCAGTATTGTGCATGTATTGTAATATGTTAATGTTTAGCCTTGGTATACACCATCTCTTCCCCTGAGTAGCCTTTTTTAGAACCTTCTGGCAGATCCACAATTCCTGTTACAGCTAAAACAAGATAAATGCCCTGTACTTCCGTGGTGAGATGACTGATTTTCTTACACCAGCAAGGCCACAgatttctgccactgtgtcctggGGGTTttctggcggcaggtagcctagtgattaagaGTATTGgcccagtaaccggaaggttgttgGATAAAATCCTCTGAGCAGACCAGGTGAaacatctgtcaatgtgccctataagtccctctggataagaatgtctaAATGACTAACGTGAATGTCATCACGCTTATATTGTAGCGTCAGTATGTCCTCTGTTTTTGTTGAATCAGTTCAATGCTTTTCTTTATGCTTTTTGAAGTTGCCTAGAGGTTACAATTATTCTAATCTTTGGCTGATTGCTTCTTCCCTTGTTGCATCTCATATTACACTTGGTTGGTTAACTTCAAGTCCTGTGTCTCATTATGAAAACAAAATATTCACTGTCAAAACTTATATACTTATATTATTGCTTGACAAAAATGAAATGCATTTTCTCTCCAGTGGGGCCTGTGAGCTACTTTTAGTTTAATATTGTCTTGCTCTCACCTAGCCTATGTAATTCTGAAATGTAGTGGAGTTTATTTGCCACAGCCACTCCCCACCCCCCCGGAACATTCTCTCTGCTGTGAAAACCATTCTACCCCAAAGCAAATCCTTCCTTTTGTTGGATATCCAGCTTTAGATTGGGTGTTAGGCTTGAGAAGTGAGAAATCATTCATGTTTATGAAAGGTGCATTTTTGGGTGTGAGCTGGCATGCAAAGGTTGGCCCTTCCTGTTTCTCCTTTTCTTCCTCTGATAATGCTTATTCATGGGTTCTACAGTTAAACATTTCACCAAAGGAATGGaagtatacacacacaaaatgacAAATAGTGTGTATTGGGTGTTGGAGAGGCAGACGTTTGAAGTCTTTGCTGAAAGGGTATTGCGTCTTGTGAGTGATGAAATAGGATCGCATAGGTCTTATAGGCTATGCATCTTTACAACTGATAACAGAAAACATGCATTGATTTTAATTTCATTACATTTCTTTCAAAATTACCTGAATTGACCCCAAAAATGTAGTCTTCTTATATGTTGGTTCTCCCTATATCACATGACAGCTCCAAAGTTAATAGTGAGTATTAATCATTATTGCATTTTTATCAAATATTCTCTCATAGCCTAGAGATGGTACTCAAATAAATGCTCCTACGCCACAAATGTATTGATTAAACTTCAGTTATGAGTCCTTTCTGTTGCTAAAATGTTCTGAATATGATTTCTTACCAAAAGGGGGCACTGCACATCAACACAACGTGGATCCATAGCTGTCGCTAGACCTTTTATTTCCAAACATTAGGCCGACATTAAAATGTTGTACTTCTACGCATTGTTCTTCCTTTACTGCTTAATTCACCATGTGAACAGCTCCTTCACTGTCCTTGATCTACAGACAAGTAAATGGAGGCCCCAGCCCAGTCTAGCTCGGTGGAAAGACAAGATAGGTTTGATTTTCTTGTACTGGTGGAGCAAGATGATGCCATGGAATccacatctactgtctcaatcaGATACTGATTGGATCATATTGACAGGTGACAAAAACCACATGTTAATGCAAGGTGTAACCAGGCCTTTACATACAGCTTGTTGCTAGCTGGGCCCTTTTTAGggtttagcattttagctaaccgtATCCCCTTTCCTATCCCTAAtataattatcctaacctgccatgttaaaTCTCCTAACTTCAGGTCGAAGCTGTATTCTACCTAGTCAGAACCCCTTTTTAGGTACACGTGTACCCAGAGGACTTGTAATGATGGACATTGATATTATACTATGTAATGGTAGGCCAATAATATTGTCTTATTTTCATAACTACATTTATGAAGGTGAATACCTGTATGGTGGGTAAAGCTGGTTGATTGTGGTTACGCTTACACTGTCACTCTTAGTATGTCTATGGCCCCCATGGGTTGAAAGCAAATAGCATTTTAGCCTGCATCAAACCTGCAAACAGAAGCTTGCAGCaagctacatacagtatatttgctCTATTTTCAAAAGAGGCAATATATACCTCAGTATGTCAGTACTGTAGAAGACTATGGTTTTAATGGAACTTTTGGCTGCCATATGCATTGTTTAAAACAAAAAATCATATAACAAGTGTGAATTTAATACAATTTAATATTAtaaatcaattcaatttacaaAAACAGAATTATATTTTCTATACATATTTACAATCACAAGAGAGTATACAAATGTACATTATATTCAACAAAGCAGGGAAACAAATATACCCTCATTTACCTACAAACAATCCAAATAATGCATATTCCAACACAAACCAcaatgtacacttcaactaaacAACGTTTGAATTAAGGGACATATAGCTACCAGAGTTCGGGCCAATTCTATCTTGACCCAACTTGACAAAGGCATTGAATTTAATCGCAAAGCATGAATTGGAGAATGAACCATTCTAAGTACTGAATTGAACCACTACTACTACGTAATACTACAACACCATGGCTCACTGTCCTTTTTGGGCATGTTTGTAAACTGTAAGTTGTAATGTTTTATAACAACTCTTATTGAGGAAATTAGGCTACTGGATAATGTAGAATTACCATAATAACTGCAAAGTAATATGTTGGAACTTCCTTTGGTAAATGGTTTTATATATGAAGAGTTTCGCTCCCAAAACGCTATATCCACTAATTTTTAACATTTGTACTTTTTCATCAGAAGTGATTGCTTATTGCTTCAGGTGTGTGTGAAATATACCTGTTCTCAGGTTTTTtattaatagattttagattcaaatgtttttttttgtgtgcaaaatgCTATATATACATTGTTTAGCCAAAATGGAATGTTCATATCTTGTacatttgactgtgatatgtggttgtctcacctcgccatcttaagatgaatgcactattTGTGAATTGCTCAGGATAATTCCATCCgctaatgactaaaatgtcaaatatgaatattttacatacagatctcatataAAGCTTGCCAGCGCGTAGTCCAAAAAACTGGAAATGAGTTACATCTGGTTCAGTCAGCCATTCCTACGGGGAAAATTAATGGGGAAAGAATAATGTTTTGGAATGAACACTGAAAagaaggtctgaggttaacacaggcttgggagatcttatacattttgttctatgagataatgtCAGTCACATGACCATTaggaattatgaagcctttatgtgctttTTTAAATGACAAAAATGCTTAAAAATTCACGAAAAGTGACATTAGCTGATGAAGATGATcccatagaacaaaacatataagATATCATAAGCCTGTGTTTACTACAGACCTTATTTTCAGTGTTTATCCAAAAACCCTACAAAAACTCAATTCATTTCTCCATAGGCTTTGTCCAATGAGTCATCgcggagttagtgcctacaaaaagacgccattactattgctctctattcCTGTATtggttcataaaaaaaaaaaaatgtttacatttaAATATGGATGTCACAAATATATAATGTGTACAGTTCTTTATTATATATGTAGTTATTTGTCatatttgactgtgtaaaacctagcagtactacttacagtaccagtcaaaagtttggacacacctactcattcaagggtttttctttattttactattttctacattgtagaataattagtgaagacatcagaactatgaaataacacatatggaaccacaAAGTaagccaaaaagtgttaaacaaatcaaaatctattttatatttgagattcttcaaattagccaccctttgccttgatgacagctttaaacactcttggcattctctcaaccaacttcatgaggtagtcacctggaatgcattacaAGTTAggtgccttgttaaaagataatttgtggaatttctttccttcttaatgcgtttgagccaatcagttgtgctgtgacaaggtaggggtggtatacagaagatagccctatttggtaaaagaccaagttcatattatggcaagaacagctcaaataagcaaagagaaatgactgtccatcattactttaagacatgaaggttagtcaatctgGACATTTtcaataacttttaaagtttcttcaagtgcagtcgcaaaaaccatcaagcgctatgatgaaactgtctctcatggtcgaattgctgcaaagaaaccactactaagggACACCAACAtgaagaatagacttgcttgggacgagaaacacgagcaatggacattagaccagtggaaatctgtcctttggtctgatgagtccaaatttgagatttttggttccaaccgtcgtctttgtgagatgcagagtaggtgaacgaatgtcCTCCGCATGTGtggaagggtggctacttagaagaatctaaaatctaaaatatattttcatttgcttaacacttttttgtttattacgtgattccatgtgttatttaatagttttgatgtcttcactattattctacaatgtagaaaatagtaaaaataaagaaaaacccttgaatgagtaggtgtgtccaaacttctgactatTACTGtacttctctgagagtgaggcggatatatagcgttttgcaacaaaacatgattatttgtctctctgaaatgaaaccatcaagtgatagattttaaacaaatacatgtctgtcatcgaacaaccccatgccatgattagatggTGAAAACACAACAATCTCTTTCATAAGTTATCTAAACAATAAAaactaatttaccaacatttctgaaaatgtatatatagtgttttggaatgaaactcttcatcTATTGTTCCTTCCGTAACTGTTTTGAAACCTTTTCAAAACAACTGGACCAGATTCTGCTTTTGTCACCAATTTTCCAGAAGGTTGACTGCATGGTGATCGACCAAACCGTGTAATAATAACAGTACATGCACAGTGCAGAACAGTTTCATAAACATCCAGAAACTGCATGTTGACAGATACTCCGTGCCCTTAAATTATTCCTTAAAGACTAATGTGTTCACTCACATATAAACATGAACATGAGAAGGAGTTATATGCTGAAAAATATTTTGACTGTGTGTGATATTTACAAAAGCTTCAAGCTGCCTATGTATATGGAAAGACAGAATTCTTCTGAGAAAAACTGAAACACAAATGGCCTTCCAGACACAGGACATGACTGGTTCAGCTC includes the following:
- the LOC139421952 gene encoding protein Wnt-11, producing the protein MKCGMDLFLVTFIVNANCCAAIYWLGLTVKGSSVGWNQTHHCKLLDWLAPDQSQLCRRNLELMHSIVQAAKLTKNTCQNTFNDMRWNCSSVEKAPRFTPDLAKGTRESAFVFSLAAALVSHSIARACSSGELPSCSCAPAPAEQAGPDFIWGGCGDNLRYGLQMGSAFSDAPMRNSRSGSQAFRLMHLHNNAVGRQALIDAQETKCKCHGVSGSCSVKTCWKGLHDINHIAMDLKSKYLSATKVIHRHVGTRKQLVPRELNVRPVRESELVYLVSSPDYCTHNEKHGSLGTQDRQCNKTSNDSGSCNLMCCGRGYNAYTERIVERCQCKYHWCCYVTCKRCERTVERYICK